From one Colletotrichum destructivum chromosome 3, complete sequence genomic stretch:
- a CDS encoding Putative alpha/beta hydrolase-1, producing the protein MLPTYIPVQKVKAKNGIVYAYRRLGPARGIPLVLHMHVRASMGYWDPVFIRPLMAKRPVIMFDPPAAGQSSGDTKRTPTDINIMGDDLNAFLDALSLELIDLLGFSIGSMACQMATLARPERVRRLILVGADPSGPIPGEHFWPRTDPNLDRFLTLQQSATEEDWQAAYTLTFFRDDDQGRTAAGAYFRRLRESEFNERAAEGGLPAFNDVESFMIQLKCIKDWCAPGDRSKHSFYRLAELTMPVLVMTGDDDYLVPTPRSYELMDGIPNCMLVIWPRAGHASIWQYAENCAAKVNEFLESDMERFAEPRL; encoded by the exons ATGCTCCCCACTTACATCCCAGTTCAAAAGGTTAAGGCCAAGAATGGCATTGTCTACGCCTACCGCCGGTTGGGTCCGGCGAGGGGCATCCCTCTTGTGTTGCATATGCAT GTGCGAGCCTCGATGGGCTACTGGGATCCCGTCTTCATCCGCCCGCTTATGGCAAAACGCCCAGTCATCATGTTCGACCCTCCCGCGGCTGGGCAGAGCAGCGGTGACACCAAGCGCACGCCGACTGACA TAAACATCATGGGTGATGACCTGAATGCGTTCCTCGATGCTCTCTCACTCGAGCTAATTGATCTCCTGGGGTTCTCGATCGGGAGCATGGCCTGCCAGATGGCCACCCTCGCGAGACCCGAGCGAGTGAGACGTTTGATTCTCGTCGGGGCTGATCCTTCGGGACCCATTCCCGGGGAGCATTTCTGGCCTCGCACCGACCCCAACCTCGATCGTTTCCTGACGCTGCAGCAGAGCGCCACTGAGGAGGACTGGCAGGCTGCTTACACGCTGACATTCTTCCGGGACGACGACCAGGGCAGAACCGCCGCGGGGGCCTACTTCCGGCGCCTGCGGGAGAGCGAGTTCAACGAACGGGCTGCCGAGGGCGGGCTGCCGGCCTTCAACGACGTGGAGAGCTTCATGATCCAACTGAAGTGCATCAAGGACTGGTGCGCGCCGGGCGACAGGAGCAAGCATTCCTTCTACAGGCTGGCCGAGCTCACCATGCCCGTGCTTGTCATgaccggcgacgacgactaccTAGTTCCCACGCCCCGGAGCTACGAGCTGATGGATGGGATCCCCAACTGTATGCTGGTCATCTGGCCCCGCGCCGGGCACGCGTCCATCTGGCAGTACGCCGAGAATTGCGCCGCGAAGGTCAATGAGTTTCTGGAGAGTGATATGGAAAGGTTTGCGGAACCGAGACTGTAG
- a CDS encoding Putative multicopper oxidase, second cupredoxin domain-containing protein → MRTKDTYLALLLSSVAISEGARRYNLTLSYAWNKKDGHGRPAYLINGDTPGPVLTVNEGETLEAFVDNQLAIETTIHWHGVYQINEPWNDGVPGVTQWATEPRDNYTYRFTPQGQYGSYFYHGHFGPAFSDGQRGPLWIIPAEWRPRPYELISKKEHDIRAMRAAEKSPRHIIVADWNDQPMDMYLIRFRDTGYIPTCANSLTLNGRGGTRCESARDLEDAGGPGRNERGCLWRIPGHEYTNVEYCTETRPELEIVQAEPGEEWMWINFIHSGAHHSLAISIDEHEFWVVAADGEFVHPQKVVRTHINLGERTSILVKLDKPAGDYAIRLHSLRFEQMIQGAGILRYATTKALTEHSNRIVPNTKPWLHLNGSVINAADKAMDETKLAPYPHRPPPDKADFTLRFMVNKTGPSTWVLNSAPHEFFRQNVPPIMWNEKSRGRTSWGDSNGFLRNGSVVDLIIENGARVDSSHPFHKHNHKVWIIAQGDGGFPWRDVNDAVRNGGAKHFNLVDPPFRDGFTLEAGEGKFVVVRYRIYFPAVSMLHCHMIHHFASGQQVILLEGMEVMPPVPQELKNKPHVEFDFPPRYGPLD, encoded by the exons ATGAGAACAAAAGACACCTACCTAGCCCTGCTGCTCTCATCAGTGGCTATTAGCGAGGGAGCAAGGAGATACAATCTCACCTTGAGCTATGCCTGGAACAAGAAGG ATGGTCATGGCCGTCCAGCTTATTTGATAAATGGCGATACTCCCGGGCCTGTCCTCACCGTTAACGAGGGCGAGACCCTGGAAGCGTTTGTGGACAATCAACTTGCGATTGAGACTACGATTCACTG GCATGGAGTCTACCAAATTAATGAGCCCTGGAATGACGGCGTGCCCGGTGTGACCCAG TGGGCTACCGAGCCCAGAGACAATTACACGTATCGCTTCACTCCTCAGGGCCAGTATGGGAGCTACTTCTACCATGGGCACTTTGGACCAGCTTTCTCAGAT GGCCAACGTGGTCCGCTTTGGATCATTCCAGCCGAATGGCGCCCGAGGCCGTACGAGTTGATATCCAAAAAGGAGCATGACATCCGCGCCAtgcgggcggcggagaagtcGCCCCGtcacatcatcgtcgccgactgGAATGACCAGCCGATGGATATGTACCTGATACGCTTCCGCGACACCGGCTACATACCGACATGCGCCAACAGCCTTACGCTCAACGGGCGGGGCGGCACCCGGTGCGAGTCCGCCCGGGACCTCGAAGATGCCGGGGGTCCCGGGCGCAACGAGCGGGGCTGCCTCTGGCGGATCCCGGGACACGAGTACACCAACGTGGAATACTGCACCGAGACGCGTCCAGAGCTTGAGATCGTGCAGGCCGagccgggcgaggagtggaTGTGGATTAACTTCATTCACTCCGGGGCCCACCACTCTTTGGCCATCAGCATCGACGAGCACGAGTTCTGGGTCGTTGCTGCCGATGGCGAGTTCGTCCATCCGCAAAAGGTGGTGCGAACTCACATTAATTTGGGCGAGAGGACGAG TATTCTTGTCAAACTGGACAAACCCGCTGGTGATTATGCCATCAGGCTGCATTCTCTCCGGTTCGAACAGATGATCCAAGGTGCCGGTATTCTCCGGTATGCTACAACCAAG GCCCTGACCGAGCACTCCAACCGAATTGTCCCTAATACGAAACCATGGCTGCATCTCAATGGCAGTGTCATCAATGCCGCCGACAAGGCGATGGACGAGACCAAGCTGGCCCCGTATCCGCATCGTCCGCCACCTGATAAGGCCGACTTCACGCTCAGATTCATGGTCAACAAGACGGGCCCGTCGACGTGGGTGCTGAACTCCGCCCCGCACGAGTTCTTTCGGCAGAACGTCCCCCCCATCATGTGGAACGAGAAGTCCCGCGGCAGAACGTCGTGGGGGGACTCGAACGGATTCCTCAGGAACGGATCCGTCGTCGATCTGATCATCGAGAACGGCGCCCGGGTCGACTCCAGCCACCCTTTCCATAAACACAACCACAAGGTGTGGATCATTGCccagggcgacggcgggtTTCCCTGGAGGGACGTTAACGACGCCGTGAGGAACGGGGGGGCGAAACACTTCAACCTGGTTGACCCGCCCTTCCGCGACGGGTTCACTCTCGAGGCAGGAGAAGGCAAGTTTGTCGTGGTTCGGTATAGAATCTATTTCCCCGCCGTCAGCATGCTGCATTGTCACATGATCCACCATTTCGCG AGTGGGCAGCAGGTCATTCTGCTGGAGGGGATGGAGGTAATGCCTCCAGTGCCGCAGGAGTTGAAGAACAAGCCCCATGTTGAATTTGACTTTCCTCCACGGTATGGGCCATTGGACTGA
- a CDS encoding Putative MIOREX complex component 11, which yields MLPSRAIGRARPFLRPRKPATARTTTLRTTSTNSSPSTSRAAQRLLDRVPLRFQKYTAGLRKAPLSHVVAFLVLHEITAVVPLLGLFGLFHYTDFLPLGYVTGHWAGYVRDGVGMAERYFSRKGWFGFEAGDRGTMTGELDRSEGSEATGSTGDAVDSTQDLMERWQKDAKYKVVVEVAMAWAITKALLPARILVSVWGTPWFAGVMGRARSIFRSRR from the coding sequence ATGCTTCCTAGCCGCGCGATCGGCAGGGCGCGGCCTTTCCTCCGCCCACGCAAGCCCGCCACGGCCAGAACCACCACGCTCCGCACCACATCGACGAATTCCTCGCCGTCCACCTCCCGTGCCGCccagcgcctcctcgaccgcgTGCCCCTCCGCTTCCAGAAATATACCGCTGGCCTCCGCAAGGCGCCGTTGTCgcacgtcgtcgccttcctcgtcctgcaCGAGATCACGGCTGTCGTGCCCTTgctcggcctcttcggcctcTTCCACTACACCGACTTCTTGCCACTCGGGTACGTCACGGGTCACTGGGCGGGCTACGTGCGCGACGGCGTAGGCATGGCGGAGAGGTACTTCAGCAGGAAGGGGTGGTTCGGgttcgaggccggcgaccgcGGCACGATGACGGGGGAGCTTGACAGGAGCGAGGGGTCCGAAGCGACGGGCTCGACGGGGGACGCAGTGGACAGCACGCAGGATCTGATGGAGAGGTGGCAGAAGGACGCGAAATACAAGGTCGTGGTAGAGGTGGCCATGGCCTGGGCCATCACCAaggcgctgctgccggcgCGGATACTCGTCAGCGTCTGGGGAACGCCTTGGttcgccggcgtcatgggAAGGGCGCGCAGCATCTTCAGATCACGTCGATAA
- a CDS encoding Putative nucleoside diphosphate kinase, with product MAGGGPYHDGGDPASKHKKQQENNKNNADASFPEYARRTAEKLPPPTFIILALLFGLYIIFSSSQQNQRSAADLSSPVVPSVVTTTIYHEQQQHTPPPQHLVVDPSPKMSTEQTFIAIKPDGVQRGLIGPIVSRFESRGFKLVAIKLVTPGKDHLEAHYADLKDKPFFGGLIQYMLSGPICAMVWEGRDAVKTGRTILGATNPLASAPGTIRGDYAIDVGRNVCHGSDSVENAKKEIALWFKDGEAVQYKSSQFDWIYEKP from the exons ATGGCTGGAGGCGGACCCtaccacgacggcggcgaccccGCCTCAAAGCACAAAAAGCAGCAGGAGAATAATAAGAATAATGCAGACGCAAGCTTCCCCGAGTACGCCCGCCGCACCGCCGAAAAGCTGCCCCCGCCCACCTTCATAATTCTCGCGCTCCTCTTCGGCTTGTACATAATTTTTTCCTCGAGCCAACAAAACCAGCGGTCAGCAGCAGACCTTTCTTCTCCCGTCGTCCCCTCCGTTGTCACCACCACAATCTACCacgaacaacaacaacacactcctcctcctcaacaccTTGTCGTTGATCCCTCTCCCAAAATGTCTACCGAGCAGAC CTTCATTGCCATCAAGCCTGACGGCGTTCAG CGCGGCCTGATCGGCCCCATCGTCTCTCGCTTCGAGAGCCGTGG CTTCaagctcgtcgccatcaagcTTGTCACTCCCGGCAAGGACCACCTCGAGGCTCACT ACGCCGACCTCAAGGACAAGCCCTTCTTCGGTGGCCTCATCCAGT ACATGCTTTCTGGCCCCATCTGCGCCATGGTCTGGGAGGGCCGTGACGCCGTCAAGACTGGCCGCA ccatcctcggcgccacCAACCCCCTTGCCTCTGCCCCCGGCACCATCCGTGGCGACTACGCCATCGATGTCGGCCGCAACGTCTGCCACGGCTCCGACTCCGTCGAGaacgccaagaaggagattGCTCTCTGGTTCAAGGACGGTGAGGCTGTTCAGTACAAGTCTTCCCAGTTCGACTGGATCTACGAGAAGCCTTAA